The Methylomusa anaerophila genome has a segment encoding these proteins:
- a CDS encoding ATP-binding protein — MKLALILNVINPALGGVLIKGEKGTAKSTAVRALADLLPAMEAVQDCPFNCDPGDSNRLCEGCLAKRPQSFTTRSVKMRVVELPVSATEDRVVGTLDIEHAIKHGEKKFEPGILAQANRNILYVDEVNLLDDHVVDVLLDAAAMGVNTVEREGVSYSHPARFVLVGTMNPEEGDIRPQLLDRFGLSVLVAGEHRPEQRVEVVKRRLAYEQDAVGFAIGYEEEQHQLGSGIIEARRLLPQVTIDDDLLLLVAKIAVELDVDGHRADITVIKTALTLAAFAGREKAAPEDVKKAAWLALPHRMRRRPFEEGALDWEKVEAFFDATIHLK; from the coding sequence ATGAAACTGGCACTTATTTTAAATGTAATTAATCCCGCCCTGGGCGGAGTACTGATCAAGGGAGAAAAAGGCACGGCCAAATCAACCGCCGTGCGGGCGCTGGCCGATTTATTGCCGGCAATGGAAGCCGTGCAGGACTGCCCGTTTAACTGTGATCCCGGCGATAGCAACCGCCTGTGTGAAGGATGTCTGGCCAAAAGGCCCCAATCTTTTACCACCCGTTCAGTGAAAATGAGGGTGGTCGAACTACCGGTCAGCGCCACGGAAGACCGGGTGGTCGGTACGCTGGATATTGAACATGCCATTAAACACGGGGAAAAAAAGTTTGAACCCGGCATTTTAGCCCAGGCCAACCGTAACATTCTGTATGTGGATGAAGTGAACTTATTGGACGACCATGTGGTGGATGTGCTTTTGGACGCAGCCGCCATGGGCGTCAATACGGTAGAACGGGAAGGAGTGTCCTATTCCCATCCGGCCCGGTTCGTGCTGGTGGGGACCATGAATCCGGAAGAAGGTGACATCAGGCCGCAGCTTTTGGACCGGTTCGGGTTGTCAGTTTTAGTGGCCGGCGAGCACCGGCCCGAGCAGCGGGTGGAAGTCGTCAAACGCCGGCTGGCCTATGAACAGGACGCGGTCGGCTTTGCGATTGGGTATGAAGAAGAACAGCACCAGTTGGGCAGCGGCATTATCGAGGCGCGCCGGTTGTTGCCGCAGGTTACCATTGACGACGATTTGCTGCTGCTGGTGGCGAAAATAGCTGTTGAACTGGATGTTGACGGTCACCGGGCGGATATCACCGTCATCAAAACGGCGCTGACGCTGGCAGCCTTCGCCGGCCGGGAAAAGGCGGCGCCGGAAGATGTGAAAAAAGCCGCCTGGCTGGCTTTGCCCCACCGCATGCGCCGCCGTCCCTTCGAAGAAGGGGCGCTTGACTGGGAAAAGGTCGAGGCATTCTTTGATGCAACTATTCACCTCAAGTAG
- a CDS encoding VWA domain-containing protein, with protein MAHRVLFPFAAVVGQDEVKRALLIAMVNPKAGGVLVAGEKGAAKSTLVRGLADIIPADTWLVELPLNATEDMVFGSLDMEYAVVNGQRRFCPGILAKAHGNVLYIDEINLLRRDLVTAILDTAASGVNVVEREGISYRHEAVYTIIGTMNPEEGTLPPAVLDRFGLYAAVNREKDAGARALIVRRILAYDREPDIFMAQYREETKTIMGHVAAARGKIKNLEVADAMIQLAAQMCAQARSAGHRAELYLLEAAKAIAALAGREYLLPADVEEAARFVLPHRVRQEEQPPADSRQQSGGQQDRERQPPPPPEQQPNEGEDQPPPAGDDQQPDEPADGQQEQQAVNDAEAKEQTADIDRTFPLTNVVVSLPQDRQVRRGNGKRNLTRTDTRQGRYVRAGLPCGPVTDLAFDATLRAAAPYQRSRGKGRCCITVQREDLRQKVREKRIGNTFLFVVDASGSMGARERMRAVKGAIFAMLQDAYQKRDQVGLIAFRRQTAEVLLPVTRSVDLAQKCLQHLPTGGKTPLAEGLSTALNVLKAMQKKEKEMQPILVLVTDGRANIGDNSNNDAVAAALKTAGKIGINGFHSVVIDTEADFVRLGVARAVAREMGSIYYSLQELSDENIMRIVKSVH; from the coding sequence ATGGCGCACCGGGTGTTATTTCCGTTTGCGGCGGTAGTTGGTCAGGATGAGGTTAAGCGGGCCTTGCTGATTGCGATGGTCAATCCCAAGGCCGGCGGCGTGCTGGTTGCCGGGGAAAAGGGAGCGGCCAAGTCGACCCTCGTGCGTGGTCTGGCCGACATTATTCCTGCTGATACCTGGCTGGTGGAATTGCCGCTGAACGCCACCGAAGATATGGTGTTTGGCAGCCTGGACATGGAGTATGCTGTCGTAAACGGGCAGCGGCGTTTCTGCCCCGGAATTTTGGCCAAAGCCCACGGCAATGTATTATACATTGATGAGATCAATTTGCTGCGCCGCGATTTAGTCACCGCCATCCTGGATACCGCCGCGTCAGGCGTAAATGTGGTGGAGCGGGAAGGAATCTCCTACCGGCATGAGGCTGTCTATACCATCATCGGTACTATGAATCCGGAAGAGGGCACATTGCCGCCGGCGGTATTGGACCGTTTCGGCCTGTATGCGGCTGTAAACCGGGAAAAAGACGCCGGCGCCAGGGCGTTGATAGTGCGGCGCATACTGGCTTATGACCGGGAGCCGGATATATTCATGGCGCAATACCGGGAAGAAACTAAAACTATAATGGGCCATGTTGCCGCGGCCCGGGGAAAAATAAAAAATTTGGAAGTAGCCGACGCCATGATTCAGTTGGCGGCTCAAATGTGCGCTCAGGCCCGTTCTGCCGGGCACCGGGCGGAACTGTATCTTTTGGAGGCAGCCAAAGCCATTGCCGCGTTGGCCGGACGCGAATATCTGCTGCCGGCCGATGTGGAGGAAGCGGCCCGCTTTGTCCTGCCTCATCGTGTGCGCCAGGAAGAACAGCCGCCGGCGGACAGCCGGCAGCAGTCCGGCGGGCAGCAAGACCGGGAACGGCAGCCGCCGCCTCCGCCGGAACAGCAGCCCAATGAAGGGGAAGATCAGCCGCCGCCGGCAGGGGACGATCAGCAGCCGGATGAACCGGCGGACGGACAGCAGGAACAGCAAGCCGTCAATGATGCTGAGGCTAAGGAGCAGACAGCCGATATTGACAGGACTTTTCCGCTGACCAATGTGGTGGTTTCGCTGCCGCAGGATCGTCAGGTCCGGCGCGGCAACGGCAAACGCAATCTTACCCGTACCGACACCCGGCAGGGAAGATACGTGCGAGCCGGTTTACCCTGCGGTCCGGTCACAGACCTGGCTTTCGACGCCACTTTACGGGCTGCGGCTCCCTATCAGCGGTCAAGGGGAAAAGGCAGGTGCTGTATCACTGTACAGCGGGAAGACCTACGGCAAAAAGTCCGTGAAAAACGTATCGGCAATACCTTTTTGTTTGTAGTAGACGCCAGCGGGTCCATGGGGGCGCGTGAACGGATGCGGGCCGTTAAAGGAGCTATTTTCGCCATGTTGCAGGACGCCTACCAAAAGCGGGATCAAGTTGGCTTAATCGCCTTTCGGCGGCAAACGGCGGAAGTGCTGCTGCCGGTTACCCGTAGTGTGGACTTAGCCCAAAAATGTTTGCAGCATTTGCCCACAGGAGGGAAAACACCGCTGGCGGAAGGACTGTCCACCGCTCTTAACGTACTCAAGGCCATGCAAAAAAAGGAAAAGGAAATGCAGCCCATTTTAGTGTTGGTTACGGACGGCAGAGCCAATATCGGCGACAACAGTAACAACGATGCCGTAGCGGCTGCCCTTAAGACTGCCGGAAAAATCGGCATAAACGGCTTTCACAGTGTGGTTATCGACACGGAGGCCGACTTTGTCAGACTGGGAGTTGCCCGGGCAGTGGCGCGGGAGATGGGATCTATATACTATAGTCTGCAAGAACTGTCGGATGAAAATATTATGCGCATTGTAAAAAGCGTGCACTGA
- a CDS encoding ABC transporter ATP-binding protein yields MGYTEDFPEPCCGVRLAGLTKVYEQHKVVDDLSLTVTAGEVFGLLGPNGAGKTTVMKVIAGLVRPTNGLVLIFGFDTVFRSAAVKQLVGFVPQDNNLERELTVEEVLFIYGRLFAVPNLKQRVEKTLQEFSLAEIRHQKVGLLSGGTARRTLIARALLPQPRLLLLDEPTVGLDPDVRQEIWNIVRRLAGEGKTVVLTTHYMEEAEKLCHRVAMLRTGRLALLDTPEGIKERLGVTDSAAAALETVFIQLARKGGN; encoded by the coding sequence ATGGGCTACACGGAAGATTTTCCCGAACCTTGCTGCGGGGTGCGATTGGCAGGCTTAACCAAGGTATATGAACAGCATAAGGTAGTGGACGATCTATCGCTGACAGTGACGGCAGGTGAGGTATTTGGCCTGCTGGGACCCAACGGCGCCGGCAAAACGACGGTGATGAAAGTGATCGCCGGACTGGTGCGACCTACCAATGGCTTAGTATTGATTTTCGGCTTTGATACGGTGTTCAGATCGGCTGCGGTTAAACAACTGGTAGGTTTTGTGCCGCAGGACAACAATCTGGAACGGGAACTGACGGTGGAAGAAGTTTTGTTTATTTACGGGCGGCTTTTCGCTGTTCCCAACCTCAAACAGCGGGTGGAAAAAACGCTGCAGGAGTTTTCCCTGGCTGAAATCAGGCACCAAAAAGTGGGACTATTGTCGGGAGGAACGGCGCGGCGGACGCTTATTGCCAGGGCGCTTTTACCCCAGCCCCGGCTGCTGTTGCTGGATGAGCCGACAGTGGGACTCGACCCTGATGTTCGCCAGGAGATCTGGAATATTGTACGGCGACTTGCCGGTGAAGGCAAAACGGTGGTGCTGACCACCCACTATATGGAAGAAGCGGAAAAACTGTGCCATAGGGTGGCCATGCTAAGGACCGGGCGCCTGGCGCTCCTTGATACGCCGGAGGGAATAAAGGAACGGCTGGGAGTTACGGACAGTGCGGCAGCGGCACTGGAAACTGTCTTTATCCAATTGGCCAGGAAAGGCGGCAACTGA
- a CDS encoding ExbD/TolR family protein, translated as MKLRSLRNERQPRLMIIPMIDIIFFLLVFFMMSTLYMVEQQIIPVNLPQAASAQTDRPRSVSVLVTKEGRILLEQEDIPLELLKQRVQAELSKQNDIVFILRSDKQAEYGKVVAVLDELKLAGVQRVAIATEKKGR; from the coding sequence ATGAAACTGCGTAGCCTCCGCAATGAAAGGCAACCCCGCCTGATGATAATTCCCATGATTGATATTATCTTTTTCCTGTTGGTATTCTTCATGATGAGCACCTTGTACATGGTAGAGCAGCAGATCATTCCGGTCAACCTGCCGCAGGCGGCATCGGCCCAGACCGACCGGCCGCGCAGCGTTTCCGTCCTGGTCACCAAGGAAGGGCGGATCCTGTTGGAACAGGAAGATATTCCGCTGGAACTGTTAAAACAGCGGGTGCAAGCGGAATTAAGCAAGCAAAACGACATCGTGTTCATCCTACGTTCGGATAAACAGGCGGAATACGGGAAAGTTGTGGCTGTGCTGGACGAACTTAAGCTGGCAGGCGTGCAGCGGGTGGCCATTGCGACGGAAAAGAAAGGGAGGTAA
- a CDS encoding ABC transporter permease → MIWESLLIALESLKANKLRSTLTMLGIIIGVGAVIAMVSIGMGVRENVQKSLAGLGSNLLMVSPGATSPTGVRMAAGSNISLTLRDSQAIAREIPGVGLVAPGVFRQYQVVYGNKNWVTLVQGTTPEFIGVRNFNLEKGTFFTFKDVDTRARVMVLGKVAADNLFGEINPVGKTVRINKAPFRVIGVLEAKGQSPSGHDLDDLAVIPITTAQERVMGITYLNSISVTAAGADVIDQVQADITGLLRTRHRIAANTTDDFTVRNLTSIMATADETSKTITLLLGNIAAISLLVGGIGIMNIMLVSVTERTREIGIRKALGATYRNILFQFLIEAGVIGVTGGIMGIGLGIAGSRIIAAVAHWNTVISFASIFLAFGFSVGIGLFFGLYPARKAALLDPIEALRYE, encoded by the coding sequence ATGATATGGGAAAGTCTGCTGATTGCCCTGGAAAGTCTTAAAGCCAACAAGCTTCGTTCCACTCTCACCATGTTGGGTATAATTATCGGCGTCGGCGCTGTTATTGCCATGGTGTCCATCGGTATGGGCGTGCGGGAGAATGTCCAAAAGTCCCTTGCCGGACTGGGCAGCAATCTTCTGATGGTTTCACCCGGCGCCACATCTCCAACCGGGGTGCGCATGGCCGCCGGCTCGAACATCAGCCTGACGCTCAGGGACTCCCAGGCCATTGCCCGGGAAATACCGGGAGTGGGATTGGTGGCGCCAGGCGTTTTCCGCCAGTACCAGGTGGTGTACGGCAACAAGAACTGGGTGACCTTGGTGCAAGGGACGACGCCTGAATTTATTGGTGTGAGGAATTTTAACCTGGAAAAGGGAACTTTTTTTACTTTCAAGGATGTGGATACCCGGGCGCGGGTGATGGTTCTCGGCAAAGTAGCGGCCGACAATTTGTTTGGCGAGATTAATCCGGTAGGTAAGACGGTGCGCATCAACAAAGCGCCCTTTCGGGTGATCGGTGTGCTGGAAGCTAAGGGACAATCGCCTTCCGGGCATGATTTGGACGACTTAGCGGTTATTCCGATTACCACCGCCCAGGAACGGGTGATGGGCATTACGTATTTGAACAGTATCAGCGTTACAGCCGCCGGCGCCGATGTTATCGACCAGGTGCAGGCTGACATTACCGGCCTGTTGCGCACGCGCCACCGTATCGCCGCCAACACGACCGATGATTTTACCGTCCGCAACCTGACGTCGATTATGGCGACGGCGGATGAGACTTCCAAAACGATAACGCTGCTCTTGGGAAACATTGCCGCCATCTCGCTGTTGGTGGGCGGTATTGGCATTATGAACATTATGCTGGTATCAGTTACCGAACGTACCCGGGAGATTGGCATCCGCAAAGCTCTTGGCGCCACTTATCGCAACATCCTGTTCCAGTTCTTAATCGAGGCGGGAGTCATCGGCGTGACCGGCGGCATTATGGGCATTGGCCTGGGTATTGCCGGTTCCCGTATCATTGCCGCCGTCGCCCACTGGAACACTGTAATTTCATTTGCTTCGATTTTTCTGGCTTTTGGCTTCTCTGTCGGCATCGGCTTATTCTTTGGCCTTTATCCGGCGCGGAAAGCCGCTCTTTTGGACCCGATTGAGGCGCTGCGATATGAATAA
- a CDS encoding energy transducer TonB, whose amino-acid sequence METQIRWRKALVISLLFHSIVLIGVGWMTARLFTATEPPEQYLELELATEAEDPRATAGGNPAPEPAAVQDNRPVIAAEAKPTPAPVRQAPAVVEETAAAVPATDAGRSEESSEPGGNASTAGSEGGGAENGAESGAAGSGNGGTGSTGKSGQGGVIPPSILSRVEPAYPEPDRQAGREGTVVLKIQILANGRPGSITVHNSSGFALLDEAAVAAVRQWQFIPARERETGQAITCYTTMPVVFRLKV is encoded by the coding sequence ATGGAAACTCAGATCCGCTGGCGGAAAGCCTTGGTCATTTCGCTGCTCTTCCACAGCATAGTGCTGATTGGCGTCGGCTGGATGACGGCCAGGCTCTTTACCGCAACGGAACCTCCGGAACAATATTTGGAACTGGAACTGGCCACGGAAGCGGAAGATCCCAGGGCAACGGCCGGCGGGAATCCGGCGCCGGAACCCGCCGCCGTACAGGACAACCGGCCGGTAATTGCGGCTGAGGCGAAACCTACGCCGGCGCCGGTTCGCCAAGCGCCGGCCGTAGTGGAAGAAACTGCGGCGGCTGTACCGGCGACAGACGCCGGCAGGTCTGAGGAATCGTCTGAACCAGGCGGCAATGCCAGCACTGCCGGCAGCGAGGGAGGCGGTGCGGAAAACGGAGCGGAAAGCGGTGCTGCTGGTTCCGGCAACGGCGGTACGGGCAGCACGGGAAAATCAGGCCAAGGCGGCGTCATCCCGCCGAGCATTCTGTCGCGGGTGGAGCCGGCTTATCCGGAACCGGACCGGCAAGCCGGCCGGGAAGGGACGGTGGTGCTGAAAATTCAAATATTGGCCAATGGCCGCCCGGGCAGTATCACCGTGCATAACTCCAGCGGCTTTGCCCTATTGGATGAAGCGGCGGTGGCCGCGGTACGGCAGTGGCAATTTATTCCGGCCAGGGAACGGGAAACCGGCCAGGCAATAACCTGTTATACCACCATGCCGGTGGTGTTCAGGCTGAAAGTTTGA
- a CDS encoding ABC transporter ATP-binding protein: MIISLTDVTKVYKMGSNQVQALAGVSIAIGAGELTAIVGPSGSGKSTLMNILGCLDRPTAGSYKLEGQEVATLGDDALAATRNRKIGFVFQTFNLLPRMTALQNVTLPLIYTGLKKKERYERAGQALELVGLGNRMRHHPNELSGGQRQRVAVARALVNDPSIILADEPTGNLDTKSGNEIMTVFGELNRQGRTIILVTHEPDIANQTRRVVYVRDGIIVRDETRQG, from the coding sequence ATGATCATATCACTAACCGATGTAACCAAAGTATATAAAATGGGGAGCAATCAGGTTCAGGCCCTTGCCGGTGTCTCCATCGCCATCGGCGCCGGGGAGCTTACGGCTATCGTAGGTCCTTCGGGTTCGGGCAAATCGACGCTGATGAACATCCTGGGATGCCTGGACCGGCCGACTGCCGGATCTTATAAGCTGGAAGGCCAGGAAGTTGCCACTCTGGGCGACGATGCCCTTGCCGCGACCCGTAACCGGAAAATTGGCTTTGTCTTTCAGACCTTTAATCTGTTGCCGCGCATGACGGCGCTGCAGAATGTTACTTTGCCGCTAATTTATACCGGTCTAAAAAAGAAAGAACGCTATGAACGCGCCGGTCAGGCTTTGGAACTGGTAGGTCTTGGCAACCGTATGCGACATCATCCCAACGAGCTGTCCGGCGGCCAGCGTCAGCGGGTAGCCGTTGCCCGAGCGCTGGTCAACGACCCCAGCATCATCCTGGCTGATGAACCGACAGGCAACCTTGACACTAAATCAGGTAATGAAATCATGACCGTCTTTGGTGAACTTAACCGCCAAGGGCGAACGATTATTTTGGTCACCCACGAACCGGACATCGCCAACCAGACCCGTCGTGTCGTTTACGTTCGGGACGGCATTATCGTTCGTGACGAAACAAGACAGGGGTGA
- a CDS encoding MotA/TolQ/ExbB proton channel family protein produces MDFFWECFVVFQKGGPVMYLILACSLIVAAIGVERYLYYRQMKGDMPDLVAKITPALERRDWESSLEICRQTGGVAAMVAAKGIQYFQRGAWHVESVLEGEASLAVAGLKANLSHLDTIVTIAPLLGLLGTVIGMIGSFSVMNIKSGQPLAITGGVGEALVATASGLCVATFAMVVYSYFNHRLDSMITDIEKICVLLLGQVRQEKHHETA; encoded by the coding sequence ATGGATTTTTTCTGGGAATGTTTTGTCGTATTTCAAAAAGGCGGGCCGGTCATGTATCTGATATTGGCCTGCTCGCTGATCGTGGCGGCCATTGGGGTGGAACGTTATCTGTATTACCGGCAAATGAAGGGCGACATGCCTGACCTGGTAGCCAAGATAACGCCGGCGCTGGAACGCCGGGACTGGGAATCCTCCCTGGAAATCTGCCGGCAGACAGGGGGCGTCGCGGCCATGGTGGCCGCAAAGGGCATCCAGTATTTTCAACGGGGCGCCTGGCATGTGGAAAGCGTGCTGGAAGGAGAGGCGTCACTGGCGGTAGCCGGACTAAAGGCAAACCTAAGCCACTTGGACACCATCGTCACCATAGCGCCCCTGCTGGGTCTGCTGGGAACCGTCATCGGCATGATCGGCTCCTTCAGCGTAATGAATATCAAATCCGGCCAGCCGCTGGCCATTACCGGCGGGGTGGGGGAAGCGCTGGTGGCTACCGCCTCCGGCCTCTGCGTGGCCACATTCGCCATGGTTGTGTACAGTTACTTCAATCACCGGCTGGACAGCATGATAACCGACATCGAAAAAATCTGCGTGCTGCTCCTCGGACAGGTAAGGCAGGAAAAGCATCATGAAACTGCGTAG
- a CDS encoding ABC transporter permease yields MGWYAVYDREMIILWKKIGRMGYVFSSVIFPFIYLFAFGLGLGSRVNVDGGYLPFLTNGIIGVTVLLNAFQQTSSSVSVGRLYYHSFQSVVISPVPTWEVVLGIVLAGAVRGVLFGGLVFAVAWVVFGVWGLSITAVFGILLGAFCFAAMGTVVGMVVKNPDDVSLMNNFFITPMIFFGGSFFPLQNLPSWLAAIAKILPIGTLNTLLRASVWNTDSFWAASTLAMLSGCFFGWSVWLYSRYSE; encoded by the coding sequence ATGGGCTGGTATGCTGTATATGACCGCGAAATGATAATCTTATGGAAAAAAATCGGCAGGATGGGGTATGTTTTTTCCTCGGTGATTTTCCCTTTTATTTATCTTTTTGCCTTTGGCTTGGGGCTGGGGAGCAGGGTAAATGTGGACGGCGGCTATTTGCCTTTCCTTACCAACGGCATCATCGGCGTTACAGTCCTGTTGAACGCTTTTCAACAAACGTCGTCGTCGGTCAGTGTGGGACGTTTGTACTACCATAGTTTTCAAAGCGTTGTTATTAGTCCGGTGCCAACCTGGGAGGTAGTTCTGGGGATCGTTCTGGCCGGTGCGGTACGGGGTGTGTTGTTTGGCGGCCTGGTTTTTGCGGTTGCCTGGGTGGTATTCGGAGTGTGGGGATTAAGCATAACGGCGGTTTTCGGGATTTTGCTGGGTGCTTTCTGTTTCGCCGCGATGGGTACGGTCGTAGGAATGGTTGTAAAAAACCCCGATGATGTTTCTTTGATGAATAATTTCTTCATCACCCCGATGATTTTTTTTGGCGGATCTTTTTTTCCACTGCAGAATTTGCCATCCTGGCTGGCCGCCATAGCCAAAATATTACCTATTGGCACTCTTAATACACTATTGCGGGCGTCGGTTTGGAATACCGATTCTTTTTGGGCGGCAAGCACACTGGCAATGCTGTCAGGCTGTTTTTTCGGGTGGAGTGTGTGGCTTTACAGCCGGTACAGCGAGTAA
- a CDS encoding efflux RND transporter periplasmic adaptor subunit, whose translation MLFLVIAAAVIAGLSHLDRTKPVASVNTVPVKRADIAAVVSATGTINPVNMVSVSSKVTGLIKEVKVNENDRVAIGQVLITLDDTRTRAQVNQARAKLVNAEADCQRIERLAAAGAVAAQQLDAARMDYNVAQATYDDVVSQLDDTVIRAPIDGVVIGKPVPAGQTVAPGISTPMVLLTIADMSRMQIETQIDESDIGNVQVNQKAAFTVDGYPGKTFTGTVVNVSAKANIQQNVVYYPVIIDIDPDTAGNLLKPTMTARVSINIGESRNTLTIPLVALKDNQGQSYVQVMNNGQIKATNVTTGLMTDEQVEITGGLTEHQQVVVPQNRQPGAGGSSSMQSSPLQKVMGR comes from the coding sequence ATGCTGTTTTTGGTCATAGCGGCCGCAGTTATTGCCGGATTATCGCATCTTGACCGGACCAAACCGGTCGCCAGTGTCAACACTGTCCCGGTGAAACGGGCTGATATTGCGGCCGTAGTGTCGGCGACAGGCACCATCAACCCGGTGAACATGGTCAGTGTCAGTTCCAAGGTTACCGGCTTGATCAAGGAGGTTAAGGTCAATGAAAATGACCGGGTGGCGATTGGTCAGGTCCTGATTACCCTTGACGATACCAGGACGCGGGCCCAGGTTAACCAGGCGCGGGCTAAGCTAGTGAACGCCGAAGCCGATTGCCAGCGTATCGAGCGGCTGGCCGCCGCTGGTGCGGTTGCCGCCCAGCAGTTGGATGCGGCCCGCATGGATTACAACGTAGCCCAGGCAACCTATGATGATGTTGTATCTCAGCTTGACGATACCGTCATCCGGGCGCCCATCGATGGTGTTGTTATCGGCAAACCGGTGCCGGCCGGCCAGACGGTGGCTCCGGGTATTTCAACACCCATGGTGCTGCTGACTATTGCCGATATGTCGAGGATGCAGATTGAAACCCAGATCGACGAATCGGATATCGGCAACGTCCAGGTAAATCAAAAGGCGGCCTTCACGGTTGACGGTTACCCCGGTAAGACGTTTACCGGCACTGTTGTCAATGTTTCCGCGAAGGCCAATATTCAGCAGAACGTGGTATATTACCCTGTCATTATTGATATTGATCCTGACACTGCCGGCAATCTCTTAAAACCGACGATGACCGCCAGGGTGTCGATCAATATCGGTGAAAGCCGGAATACTCTGACCATCCCGCTGGTGGCGTTGAAAGACAATCAAGGGCAATCCTACGTGCAGGTGATGAACAACGGCCAGATAAAGGCGACCAACGTGACAACCGGGCTAATGACTGATGAACAGGTGGAAATTACCGGGGGCCTAACAGAACACCAACAGGTTGTTGTGCCTCAGAACAGACAGCCGGGCGCCGGCGGTTCAAGCAGTATGCAATCCAGTCCCCTACAGAAAGTCATGGGCCGATGA